The following are encoded in a window of Artemia franciscana chromosome 19, ASM3288406v1, whole genome shotgun sequence genomic DNA:
- the LOC136039536 gene encoding calcineurin B homologous protein 1-like, which translates to MEYIRHYVANLFSDIFKDHKKKLQPKEMADIEKETGFTENQIERLYSRFVSLDKGNYGFLTREDFMRIPELAINPIGDLIISSFFPERSNSITFPQFLHVLVHFQQIGNRNGEGLTSRMKKLRFAFNVFDQSCDGYITKDELLSVLQMMVGSFVDEKEISDVAERIMLEADADRERGLSFDKFCNALAKTDVEKKLSIKFLD; encoded by the coding sequence ATGGAATACATTAGACATTACGTTGCTAATCTTTTCAGTGATATATTCAAAGACCATAAAAAGAAGCTTCAACCAAAAGAAATGGCCgacattgaaaaagaaactggctttactgaaaaccaaatAGAACGGCTTTATAGTCGCTTTGTATCCCTAGACAAAGGGAATTATGGATTCTTAACAAGAGAGGATTTCATGAGAATTCCTGAGTTGGCAATCAATCCAATTGGTGACTTAATTAtcagttctttttttcctgagaggtcaaacagcataaccTTTCCGCAATTTCTTCATGTTCTTGTTCATTTTCAGCAAATCGGTAACAGGAATGGTGAAGGCCTTACATCACGAATGAAAAAGCTTCGATTCGCATTCAATGTGTTTGATCAAAGCTGTGATGGCTATATTACGAAAGATGAGCTGCTTTCTGTTCTTCAGATGATGGTTGGTAGTTTCGTTGATGAAAAGGAGATTTCTGATGTGGCCGAGCGAATTATGCTAGAAGCAGATGCTGATAGAGAAAGGGGActttcttttgataaattttgcaATGCTCTTGCAAAAACTGATGTTGAGAAAAAATTGTCCATAAAGTTTTTAGACTGA